The Aspergillus oryzae RIB40 DNA, chromosome 5 genome segment CGATACGGTGCAGGTAGGTCTGGAAGTCCGCCTGGCGTTCCGGCGCGCCGGGTTGATGAAGCTCTGGGATGTCCTGGGCACTAAATTAGTATTTATTTCTATCAATGGTGGCAGCGTGTCCTCATTTCGACTCACATAATTGATAACCATGGACACTGTAGAGACATCAATACCTCTGGCGAGCACGTTGGTGGTAATCAACACCTTAGCCTGGCCAGCACGGAATTGGTCAATGACAGCGTCACGCTGAGAGCCTTCAATACCACCAGTCAAGGATGCAACGGTATGGCCTTCGGCGACCATGCGCTTCTCAATCTCAGCGGCGGATGCTCGTGTCTATTTACTGTTAGATGCGACTTAATAAATGAGCTGGGCCACCAACCTTAACGAAAATGATAGAGGAAGCGACAGTAAGAAGACCGTAGAGCTGGACAAGAGTCTTATActtatcctcctcgtcggaaCAGTCAAGATAAAGTTGCTTGATACCCTCGACGGTCAGCTCTTCGTGCTGCAGCGTAAGTTCGTTGGCCTGCGGGGCAAATTTGGACGCGTATTGGTGAACGTGGGTGGGGAAGGTggcggagaaaagaacgacttGGATATCCTTTGGCAGCAAACTGCGTACGGTTAGCTGAAACTGCCCTAGCTAAgtaggaaaggaagattgAGGAACTCACGCCTTGACACGGATACACTGGTCGCCCAAGCCTTGCTGGTCGAGCATGTTATCCGCCTCATCCAAAACAAGAACCTTCAGCTTATTCGCAACCATGACACGCTTCCTGATCATGTCCATGACTGTTCCCGGAGTACCAACGACAACGGAGGACTCGATTTTCGAATGGCGACTGTTAGTGTCTGCAGGAACGGCTGTTGAGACGTTAAGACCGTCCAGGAACTGGCCCATGCACTGGATGACACCAACAATCTGACGGGCCAGCTCTCGAGTTGGAGCCAAGATCAAAGCCTGGGGCGTCTTTTGCGCCTGTTCTGTTGAGAGGTCCAAACGGCTCAGGGCATTGAGGACGAACGCAGCTGTCTTTCCGGTACCCGACTGCGACTGGCCGACCAGATTCTTAGGAGGGTTGTTCAAGAGCAACGGGAGCGCTCTTTCTTGAATCTTCGAGGGTTTACGGAAGTTCATGGCAGAGAGTCCTTGCAAGATGCGAGGGTCCCTAGTGAACGACATTTCATCAGCTGAGATGGAATGGCAAATCCAAAGCACGAGGTTTCACATACAGTCCAAGGTCCTCAAAACTCTTCACCGAATAAAGAGGGTTGTTAGGATCTGCCTGGAGATCGCTGAGTTTGACTTCGACCGTGTAGTCAGGCTCGTTAAGTTCGGAGCCACCCAACTGAGCGGCAGCGCCATCGGCCTGTTCATTGTCGGTCGTTTCAGTAGTTCCTGCGCAAAGGTGATGTTAGTAGTTGTCGTATAGATCACGTATGGCGGCCGCTATTGAAAACAACGCGTATACCTTCAGGCTTCGATCCATCGGCCGTCGTGATACGATCTGCCAGAGGGTTACCAGCGGAGGCAGTTTCGGCAGGTTGTTCCGCAGACATCGTGAAGGAGTTTTGCGAAATAGAGAGAATCAGAAGATTGGACAAAGGGTGTCAGGGCGAGGTAGAGGCGATCAAGACGGTGAAGAGACGGCCCGCGGGGTAAAGCAAGCAAGCTAGCTGGAGCGGAAAAGAACGATCAGGAGGCGtggtaaaagagaaagtggaCCTCTCCGTAGAGACTAGGTATTGAGACAGCCTTCCTTAGACGCAAAAGCTCAGAGTAATACAGCAGCGATTATATGCGCCTGGTAGGTATATTCTTAAGAGGGGACGTGACGACAGCCAAAAAACCCAACACCTACCGCCCAGCATACTGCAAACACACTATTCCTGGTTAGGCGAACGACTGGACGGATATAATCTAACTTTATAGGGGAGGCGGTGGAGTATGTGGCTCAGTACAGTAAGGCATGACGTAATATTACACCTATCTTGGCCCCGGTGCAGGTCCGAGAGCCGCCAACGTGGCCTGAGAAAGTCGTTCGGTATTGTCACCGGCGTTACTCCAGCCATCTTCCCCGCTTCCGCATGCCCCCTTCAGGTAGCCTGATAGATTGTCAGGTACAGATCCGCTTAGCGGTTGGTCACTCCTTTATATCCAGAGCGAAATCACGACGAATCATTCGTGTCgcacaagaaaagacagcaCGTGGAGGTACGTGGCTAAGCCAGTCCCAATCATAGCTGCCTAAGTCTAACAGATATTCGTCTTAAAGCTTTGTCCTTTACATCGAAAAGTCTCATGCGCGCGATCTCTGAGGGGCTGTCACATCTACAATGGCAACACCCGATGTGGCTCCTCAATTTGGAGCGGAACTAAAGGTATTCATGGTACAGACACAATGAGATAGATAAATCTAATGCGAATCTACAACAGGATGCGTTCAAACCAGTCAACAATTGGGTATGTATGCCTTTGGTCACTTCCCACCTCCATGCTTCACTGAATACAGTTGTGGCACCATTGACTCCAGCAGACACTTACTGATATCTCTTTTGACCAGGTTTCCCACGGGGTACAATGGCTCGACGAGATACAACAATTCTACCGGGAACGGAGCGCCATCGAAAAGGAGTACGCCGCCAAGCTGACGGCCCTCTGCAGAAAATACCAGGAtcgcaaagccaagaaaataAGCACATTGAGCGTCGGAGATACTCCAACGATGACTCCAGGTTCACTTGAAAGCGCTTCACTTACCACTTGGACTACCCACCTAACCACCGTTGAAGCGCATGCGGGAGAACGTGATCAGTTCGCTACAAACCTCCTTGTCCAGGTTGCGGAACCTCTGAAACTAGCTGCGACGCAATATGAGGAAATCAGAAAGTCTCACGTTGAATTTCATGCGAaactggaaaaggaaagagacgCCGCCTACGGCGACCtcaagaaggcaaagggCAAATACGATGGGGTGTGCCAAGAAGTGGAGGGAAAGCgcaaaaagatggagaattCGTTCGATCACAGTAAACCCAAGGCACAGGCCGCATATCAGCAGCAGATCTTGGAAATGAACAACGTCAAGGTTGGTAGCACCGATCCGCCTGAAGACCGTTGCTAACTGAGGCAGAATTCGTACCTCATCAGCATAAACGTGACAAACAAGTTGAAGGAACGGTTCTACCATGAATACGTCCCGGAGCTACTAGATGTGAGAAACAGTCCTGGGAATCGAAAACTGCATAGCTAATACTGTTTCCAGAGCCTGCAAAACCTCAACGAAATGCGCGTATCGAAGTTGAATTCACTATGGTCACTTGCGGCGCAACTGGAAAAATCTTCATTATCTAAGAGTATGGAACACATGGCCCATCTACTCAACGAAATCCCACGGAATGTCCCACACCTCGATTCGCTCATGTTCCTGCGCCACAATGTCAGCCAGTCCCAGGAACCACCTAATATGACCTTTGAGCCTAGCCCTGTTTGGCACGATGACGAAGCGCTTGTCACCGATGAGACTGCGAAGGTCTTCTTGCGCAACCTTCTCAGCAAGAGTAAAACACAGGTCCGAGAACTGAGAGTTGAGGCCGACCAGAAACGCAGGGATGTCGAAACGTCCAAGCGGATCCGCGAGAACATCCAACAAGGCAAAGACAACCGAAGCGAGGTCGAGGTAGTCCGATCTATTTTCTACCTGCAGGGTGCTTTGCATGAAGTGGAGCGGAAGAAGCTCACTGCCGAGGTCGAAACATCCACTATCATGTCGGTAGTTGGTGATCTATCGTTGGGTGCCAAGAATCACAACTTCAAGTCGCAAACGTTTAAGATCCCGACCAACTGTGACCTCTGCGGGGAGCGGATATGGGGACTCTCGGCGAAGGGATTTGATTGCAGGGATTGCGGATATACGTGTCACAGCAAATGCCAGATGAAAGTCCCCGCAGAATGTCCTGGCGAACAGAataaggaagagaagaagaagctcaaagCGGAACGACAAGAACAGGCCAATGCTACACCACACCTCGACCTTGAGCCGACAACTACTGGTTCATCTGCCGCGCCGTCCCTAACTCGGAAGGATACGATGAACTCATTGAGTTCAGGGTACGCGGTGAGTGCCAACCGGTCGTTGTCCAACGCTGCCAGCCAGCCAGCGTTGGCTAACCCGACCGAATCGGCTGCTCCATCTCCGGTGCCAGAAGCGGCGGCAACTCCAGCCCCTGTTCAGGAAACCAAGCCTAAGAGAAATAGGGTCCTAGCTCCACCCCCTGCGCAATACGTCAAGGCTCCGCCAGTAGCTGAAACGACGAAGCCAAGCGAACCACGCGGCAAGATGGTCTATCCATTCCAAGCTGGAGGAGCCGACGAAATAACCGTTCaagatggggatgatgtAACTATTCTTGAACCGGATGGTGAGTGTTCCCACATGTTCAATAGAAACGTTGAAGCCTTACTGACTTCCTAACCTTCATTAGATGGATCTGGATGGATGCGCGTCCGCGCTGGCTCGGCCGAGGGCCTCGTCCCAGCCTCTTACGTGGAACCGGCACCCGCGGCGTCCGTAGCCCCTGCGACCAGCCCCGGGATGGCTGAACGTCCGGGATCCACTTATTCcacctcctccgcctcatTGGCAGGTAGTGCGGTGGGCAAGAAAGTCGGACCGGCCGTAGCACCTCGCCGGGGCGCTAAGAAGCTGCAGTACGTCGAAGCGTTGTACGACTACGAGGCCCGCAGCGATATGGAATGGAGCATGGTGGAAGGCGACCGGTTTGTGCTGGTCAACCGAGACGGCGGGGACGGATGGGCCGACgtggaaagaggaggagtgACCAAAAGTGTGCCGGCCAACTACATCCAGGAGGTGTAGTCAGTCGCAAGACTCCGTGTTGTACCGATGTATATACGCACACGGAAGGTATATTTTTATGTCTGTCATTTGCATTGGGGAGCCTGGAGCTGAGGTTCATTATTTTTGGATTAGCGGTCTGGCTATTGTTAAGTATCCGTCTTTTTATTGACCGCTGCACATCCTGGCATAGATCATGTAGCAAGCATTCGCCTCGGCTGTAAAGAAGTTGGACGTCCTATTTTTCCCAATGAGCATAGCATTTGCCTCGACAATGTCGACATATGTACTTGACCATAATCTATGGCACTGGCACGAACATATATGCATGAAAGAATGTAACCCCCCGTTAAGCATACAAGCTAAatgcaaggaagagggaaaagaaccCACCCAATAATAAAAACACAAGATCATcactcatcatcgtcatcatcatcatcgtaaAACCTTTTAACGCTCATCCCCCCACcccccaacaccaccaatgtTAGAGCGCATCCTCCGACAACCACGACCAATCCTCCTGCAGAACCCCTCCCTCCAACGCCCCAacatccaaatcctccaacgAGAACCCGCCATCCCCAAACGCGCCCtccccaaacaacaaccGCCCCGTCGGATCCGCATCCAACGGACTAACCATCGACAACGACACAGGCACATCACCCATGGAGCACAACGCCGGCGTCACAAACTCGCCTCCGGTGAACGGCAGCGCCATACTCGACCGCGCAAACGGCTCCGGCTGAAActgcggctgctgctgctgcggcgaTTGCTGCTGCGGTGGCGCGGACACCACGGGACCCGACGCGGCCATAATCTGGGGACGACTCTGGGGACTCGGCGTCGGCGAACTGGACGAGGGTCTCGGCGCAATAGGAACTAAGACAGAATTCGAACGCGAAGAGACTCTAGCGGCACCTCTCTGGAACAAGCGAAACTCAATGAAACAACCCAACATCAGCCTGTGGTGTTTTATATAAAATGGTTTCCcagtgtgtgtgtgtgtgtggcTTATgtgatatatttcttttttcattcagagtttctttttccttgtctttttggcttttggttCTAGGTTCATAGGGGTGCTTGGTCACATTGTACTTTTGAAGAGGATTTGGCCTCGGCCTCGCGTTTGAGCTTGGTATGCTCTTCTGGTGTTGGGCAGGGAGTGTTGTGGCATACGGAGCAGGTGGAGAAGGGTCGACCTTTCCGATTGATGCGGATTAGCGGTCGATCTGggttgttttgtttctcagTTAGATATGGTATTCATGATAGAAAGTGAGGATGTAGACAAGAGACACACCATGATGTTTACAAGTCGTCACACGGTGTCCGCGGACGCAAGCTTCACAAGCCCACTTTTCACCGTCGATGAGCATTCCTTGAGGAGTATGAGCGGATCGACGAGCATGGTGGACGGGTGACGATCGAATTTATACGTGAGCAGAGGGTctgaaagaggaaatgacAAAAGGgtaagaaaataaaaaaataaattaaaagGAATAAAAAACTCAAAAAACGCTGCATcacaagaaagaaaaaaaaaaaaagaaaaacaaccacAGCCACAAATACTATGACATCGATACTACTCTACGGGAGGTTACTAAGGAACGTCCAGATTGGGAAGTAGGTCAGTCTGTAACCCTCATTGAACTGAAACTAACGGAACAAAGTTGAGATCGCTGCATGGATAGAATCGGTAAGAGATACACAAACCAGTCATTTACTATGCGGGATTTTCCCCTCTCAGCTGGTCGCTTTTAATTTACTGTGTGGGAAGGATTTTTTTCCCACAGTTTTTCTGCTGTGATTACCAGGTACATTACATTCCTCATCTGTGTTAGTGAGTGCGGCAAAACGGTGAAATGGAATGGTGCAGCAAATTCCCTCATACATTGGTGCTTTTTCCCATTCATTCAATCCGGCCGGGTTACCCCCTTGGGATGGGCAATCCTGCTGCCTGGACCCGAACTAAGGTACGGGTTTGCTAAATATTGGGTCGTGGTCCTTGAGATATTATCCGGCAAGTGTCATGAAATTGGGAAGGGTGACGCTCGGGGCAGGTTGTGGCTGGTGCTGGAGCTCTGAAAAGCtatgacttttttttttttttccttttttttaatttccgATTCAACTTTATAGCTAATTCTATTATCATTTGAAGAGTTAGGAAATATTTCCAATTCAAATAGACAATCTCTCTTAAATTGGTATGAAAATCCATAGAAGGTCTCTTCCCCTCTGACGTAGTGAAACCGCCCAGATGATCAGATGCAAACTTCAAAGAGATCATCTCGCTTGCCAGGACCACCACCGAAGAAACaccaagcaaaagaagtaaTGAATGGAGGTGGCTGAGCAGCATCGGCAACATCTTGGCAACTTaacctctttctttccccttctcctccccgaAGCTTAAGCTCGAGCCAATCCGGACGGTCGTCGTGGCGCAGGATGCAAATAAGCTATGCTTCAGTATGAGTGATTAATTCCCCTCGGCGGTTCAGGGTCAGATTAGCAGCCCGAGTACTAGCAGCTGTAGTAGTGGTAACTATAGTAGGGCTCCATATTATAGCGGGCACCCGTCGTAAGCGAGAATAACGTCGCAAGGATACGCTGTGGCCCAGCATGGACGTGGATTGGTCGTGGTTCAGCTAAGCTACGCTAAGGTTGCTAAGCTAAATAGGCAGGTGCTTCGAATTGGAGTGCAGCACGATGCATGAGGCATTTTATTCGCTTCGCATTATCATTACTACATGATTATCTGGAGTCGTGGATCGGGTTGGCTGTACTTGTCAGATTAGGTTCGGAGGTTTCGTGACAACGTGCGTGCACGGGTCagtttttctcttttgttttgtgcCTAGGTAGTATCTATTTGCTACTGTGATTTGTCTTACGATTGTCTTGGTTTTACTAAATAACCACCGGTCCCGTGGCTTTGAGATTTTTGTTGACGTGTTTTCTAAGAAATCATGGATTCATTACCTCTTTACCTATCGATCTATCTATCCTCCTACCTATTTGTCTATACATTGAATGAGTCATGTCTTCCGTCTCGGAATCTCGTGTCTCATAACTTGCCTTCCTCGGATCCCGCCGAACATAACCCTATGTACCTCCCTTAGTCAGCAATGCACGTTATGCTCCAACTTCCACTTGGAGATCATCTTGTGTGGCATGAATCAACTACAGTAACCAGCAGGAAACCCGTTCCTCCTAATCTCAAGGACTCTCTCATCGACTTTGACGAGGTTACAGCCGGAGCCTGGCTCCTTACCGTATCCGGCGCATTCAGTTTCTCAGCCAACACCTGGCCGTTACTTATTCAAATTGAGGGTACTGCCGACATTTGATGGTCTTGTCCCTTCAGATACTGTAAAACGGTCAAGGAGGACAATAATTATCATGGAGCACTGAGTTACGGGCCAGAGAAATGACCTTGTACCTTAATAGACGTGTCTAGTGGATTCGCCAGAATGGGGTACCCTTGACAAGGAACGCCTTTCCCTATCGTCAATTTTCAGACTGAAGTGGGCGAGATAAAGTGAAGTTCGTCTTGTCTCGTTTCGTCTTATCC includes the following:
- a CDS encoding putative actin polymerization protein Bzz1 (Cdc42-interacting protein CIP4); amino-acid sequence: MATPDVAPQFGAELKDAFKPVNNWVSHGVQWLDEIQQFYRERSAIEKEYAAKLTALCRKYQDRKAKKISTLSVGDTPTMTPGSLESASLTTWTTHLTTVEAHAGERDQFATNLLVQVAEPLKLAATQYEEIRKSHVEFHAKLEKERDAAYGDLKKAKGKYDGVCQEVEGKRKKMENSFDHSKPKAQAAYQQQILEMNNVKNSYLISINVTNKLKERFYHEYVPELLDSLQNLNEMRVSKLNSLWSLAAQLEKSSLSKSMEHMAHLLNEIPRNVPHLDSLMFLRHNVSQSQEPPNMTFEPSPVWHDDEALVTDETAKVFLRNLLSKSKTQVRELRVEADQKRRDVETSKRIRENIQQGKDNRSEVEVVRSIFYLQGALHEVERKKLTAEVETSTIMSVVGDLSLGAKNHNFKSQTFKIPTNCDLCGERIWGLSAKGFDCRDCGYTCHSKCQMKVPAECPGEQNKEEKKKLKAERQEQANATPHLDLEPTTTGSSAAPSLTRKDTMNSLSSGYAVSANRSLSNAASQPALANPTESAAPSPVPEAAATPAPVQETKPKRNRVLAPPPAQYVKAPPVAETTKPSEPRGKMVYPFQAGGADEITVQDGDDVTILEPDDGSGWMRVRAGSAEGLVPASYVEPAPAASVAPATSPGMAERPGSTYSTSSASLAGSAVGKKVGPAVAPRRGAKKLQYVEALYDYEARSDMEWSMVEGDRFVLVNRDGGDGWADVERGGVTKSVPANYIQEV
- the dbp5 gene encoding ATP-dependent RNA helicase DBP5 (ATP-dependent RNA helicase), whose translation is MSAEQPAETASAGNPLADRITTADGSKPEGTTETTDNEQADGAAAQLGGSELNEPDYTVEVKLSDLQADPNNPLYSVKSFEDLGLDPRILQGLSAMNFRKPSKIQERALPLLLNNPPKNLVGQSQSGTGKTAAFVLNALSRLDLSTEQAQKTPQALILAPTRELARQIVGVIQCMGQFLDGLNVSTAVPADTNSRHSKIESSVVVGTPGTVMDMIRKRVMVANKLKVLVLDEADNMLDQQGLGDQCIRVKALLPKDIQVVLFSATFPTHVHQYASKFAPQANELTLQHEELTVEGIKQLYLDCSDEEDKYKTLVQLYGLLTVASSIIFVKTRASAAEIEKRMVAEGHTVASLTGGIEGSQRDAVIDQFRAGQAKVLITTNVLARGIDVSTVSMVINYDIPELHQPGAPERQADFQTYLHRIGRTGRFGRVGVSISFVSNREEWNMLNQIQQYFNCTIQRVDTKDWDEVEDIIKKTIKNTRAQAQFGR